CTTAGCGATAGCCCATGCCATTGCAATCTGTGACACAGAAGCATTGTACTTCTCACCAATATTTTTCATAGAATCAATTAGTGCTTCAATCTCCGGTAACACAGGATTATAGGTCATAGCACGCTGGCTACCTTCTGGAAGTGGATGTTTAGTATCATATTTACCACTTAATGCTCCCTGCTCTAATACCATATAAGCAAAAAATGTTATATTGTTTTCCTTGCAGTAATCAAGAATTCCACCTTCCTCTGAAGAACGATAAAGAAGACTGTAGTGGTTCTGGATTGCAGAAATATGTACGCCCCCCTTAGCCAAAATGCTTTCCGCACGCTTGATCTCCTCTAAATTATGATTAGAAACACCAACATGCTTTACCTTCCCACTTTTCACAAGTGGAATCAAATATTTTGTCCATTTGTCCACATCACCCGGATTATGAATCCAGTAGATATCGATATAATCTGTACCCAAACGTTCCAAACTGGCAGCACACATGTCTGCTACAGGATCTGCAGAATCACCCGCTATTTGCGGTGTGAATTTTGTTGATAAAATCAAACTCTCACGTGGATAAGTTTTAGCAAACGCTCCCAAAATCTCTTCAGAAGCCCCCATACCATAAGCAACAGCTGTGTCCCAAAGATTGAGTCCATTTTTCATTGCTGTTTCAAAAACTAGCTTCAGTTCTTTCTCTCCAAGATTATTTCCAAAAACCTGGTCTCCCCCTGCAAAACCTACGCCCCAAGACCAAGTACCTAATGCTATACGTGGTAATTTATTATTATTTTTCATATGATTCTTCCTCCTATAATTTTAATTATTAAAAACAACTATTTTATTTTCAATACATCCCAACTACTTTTACCTTGCTAACTTATTAAGTTGAAATGCACTATCATAACATTAATTATGTTATTACAATTTTTTACCTAATTCGTATGCTTCTTTCATAAATTTACTTTCTACTACATCACCTTTATTCAAAACACTTGTTGCCAATACCATTCCAACATCAGTAACATCATGTAAACACTTAATATACTCTTTATATCCACGTATAGCAGTATCAAAAGAAACTTCACTATCTCTTCCACAAGTAGCAATAAATGCTGTCTTATGAAAACTAAATTTTACATATTCATTTCCATACTGATATTCACAGTAAGTTCTATCCATAATAATTTTTAACTGTGCATTTATATTAAAGAAATATAATGGAGTAACAAATACAACTGCATCAACACGCTTATAAGCTTCAATAATTTTACTCATATCATCTTTTTGAATGCAGTTTCCCCCATTACCTTGGCATACATTACATGCAAGACAAGGTTTTATATTCATCTTTGCCAAGTTCATTTTTTCATATGTATTTCCATTACTTACTATACCCTTTGCTAGTTCATCACAAAGTAAATCGGAATTCCCACCTACTCGTGGACTTGCTGAAATTAATAATATATTTTTCATCATTTTATTCCCCCGTCTATTTTCCTCATTATATTAATTTATACGAATATTAAGTATATGAAATACGATAGTTTGACAGCTATTTAAATTGCTGTTATTCCATCAAATTCATTTTCTATCAGATAGAAGTTGCCCACCAAATCCTATGTTTTCTGTTGAAATTTCTTTTAAGAAAACAATAATTGCTTGCTGGGGTACATTCATAACATTTGATGCTATTAATGTAAATTTCTCAACTAATTCTTTCTTTTGTTCTTTATTTAATTTTCCTGCTTCTAAAGTAATTACTGGCATATCTTTTCCTCCTTCTCTTACTATTGATTTTTATTTATTGTATAGACTTTCCTAAGACATATGCCTGATTTGGAAAATCCGTCTGTTCAATCAATTCCCTTACTGGACACCCTGTCGCAAATAACTTTCCTGCATCATTCCAATTCATAAAACGAAGTATGAATTCATAATTTTTCTCCAATGCTTCCATTGTCCAATCATCTGTACCATAGGAAGTAGCCAAAAGCATTGATTTTTTGTTACCTGCCAATTTTGCATTGTTAGCATGGAAACGGTCGATAACTGCTTTTATCTGTGCTGACATTCCATAATAATATAGTGGCGTTACGAACACTATCATATCTGCTTCTATCAACTTTTCATACCATGTGTTCATAACATCCTTTCGTACACACTGGCCATCATGACTTGCACAATACTCACACGCCAGACATGGTTTTACCTCTTCAAATGCTGCATCAAAACGAAATATCTCATGTCCTGCTTCATTTGCTCCTTCGATAAATTTATCTGCGAGCAATGCAGAAGTACCTTTCTTATGTGGGCTTCCAGTAATAACTGTTATTTTCATATTTATTCTCCTCAACTTAAAAATCATATTTTCTTGCCCGTTGATTCTTTTTCAACGATAGAATAAATATAAACCCTTAAGTCGACTTCAGGTCAAGTGCTTTTTTTAAATTTTTTTATTACCTAATTACAGATGACAAAAACTCTTCATTTTGCAACATACAATATTGCAAAATGAAAATTTTTTTCATCATCTTATATTAATACTTTTCTTATATCTTCAACTGCTAAAGCATTTCCTGTTTTTTTC
This window of the Clostridium estertheticum genome carries:
- the dmpI gene encoding 4-oxalocrotonate tautomerase DmpI; its protein translation is MPVITLEAGKLNKEQKKELVEKFTLIASNVMNVPQQAIIVFLKEISTENIGFGGQLLSDRK
- a CDS encoding flavodoxin family protein, producing MMKNILLISASPRVGGNSDLLCDELAKGIVSNGNTYEKMNLAKMNIKPCLACNVCQGNGGNCIQKDDMSKIIEAYKRVDAVVFVTPLYFFNINAQLKIIMDRTYCEYQYGNEYVKFSFHKTAFIATCGRDSEVSFDTAIRGYKEYIKCLHDVTDVGMVLATSVLNKGDVVESKFMKEAYELGKKL
- a CDS encoding aldo/keto reductase; this encodes MKNNNKLPRIALGTWSWGVGFAGGDQVFGNNLGEKELKLVFETAMKNGLNLWDTAVAYGMGASEEILGAFAKTYPRESLILSTKFTPQIAGDSADPVADMCAASLERLGTDYIDIYWIHNPGDVDKWTKYLIPLVKSGKVKHVGVSNHNLEEIKRAESILAKGGVHISAIQNHYSLLYRSSEEGGILDYCKENNITFFAYMVLEQGALSGKYDTKHPLPEGSQRAMTYNPVLPEIEALIDSMKNIGEKYNASVSQIAMAWAIAKGTTPIIGVTKPAHVEDAAKVTEIILTAEEIGELESMASKTGVDTRGSWEHPMV
- a CDS encoding flavodoxin family protein produces the protein MKITVITGSPHKKGTSALLADKFIEGANEAGHEIFRFDAAFEEVKPCLACEYCASHDGQCVRKDVMNTWYEKLIEADMIVFVTPLYYYGMSAQIKAVIDRFHANNAKLAGNKKSMLLATSYGTDDWTMEALEKNYEFILRFMNWNDAGKLFATGCPVRELIEQTDFPNQAYVLGKSIQ